One window of the Synergistaceae bacterium genome contains the following:
- a CDS encoding 2-oxoacid:acceptor oxidoreductase family protein, whose amino-acid sequence MSRHYEIRFSGSGGQGMMLLGDIFAEAAGSYENMEIILTKSYGPESRGGACRSELIIDDSPINYPEAQSLDLLLAMTQQACDKYCGDLGAKGILLVDPAFVRSLPEGIERVYSIPMTEIAQTVTGRDITANVVAMGAIVALGEFVGAESVRKAIAQRFPPSLHEVNQKAFDAGFEAAKALRKR is encoded by the coding sequence ATGTCGAGGCATTATGAGATTCGATTCAGCGGATCGGGGGGCCAGGGCATGATGCTCCTTGGGGATATTTTCGCCGAAGCCGCCGGCAGTTACGAAAACATGGAAATCATCCTGACCAAATCCTACGGTCCGGAGTCGCGGGGCGGCGCGTGCCGGTCCGAACTCATTATCGACGACTCGCCCATCAACTATCCGGAAGCTCAGAGCTTGGACCTGCTCCTCGCCATGACGCAGCAGGCCTGCGACAAATATTGCGGAGACCTGGGCGCGAAGGGCATCCTGCTGGTGGATCCGGCGTTCGTCCGTTCTCTGCCGGAGGGAATTGAAAGGGTTTATTCCATTCCCATGACGGAAATCGCTCAAACAGTTACGGGCAGGGACATCACGGCAAACGTCGTCGCCATGGGGGCGATTGTCGCTTTGGGAGAATTTGTCGGGGCCGAATCCGTTCGTAAGGCCATCGCTCAGCGTTTTCCCCCTTCGCTGCACGAGGTCAATCAAAAGGCGTTCGACGCGGGCTTCGAGGCCGCGAAGGCCCTGCGGAAGCGATGA